CCCCGGCGGGGTCGAGTAGCGCACCGAGTTGAAGCTGATGGTGCGGTCCGAGCCGACCAGCCGTTCTTCGCCCAGTGCGAGCGCGAACGGCTCGATGGGCAGGACATGCAGCGTGGTGCGTTCGACGTCCAGACGGCTCGCGGGTATCTGCCCGGTCGCCCGGTGACGGCGCGAGTTCACCGCATCACACCAGGTCAGGCAGGCATCCGCGAGCTCGGCGAAGGTATCGTAGGCGGCCAGCAGGTTTGTGCTGGTGGGCACAGGTCGGCCTTCACGATACGGACCGTGGCCTCCGCACCGCCCTTCGACTCGGGGTCGTAGGGCACGCAACTGACCACCTGGCAGCCGTAATGACGGCCCGCGGCGACCATCTGCGGATGACGTACCGGGATCCCGGCGATGTGCTCGACGGTGACCGTCTTCGCGTTGTCGGTCAACACATACGTCGGCGCCCCGCCGATCCGCCTGAGCGTGGTGTCCAGGCAGGCCACCAACGTGCCCAACGTGCAGTCCCAGACCGGGATCACCACCCGAAACCGCGACCAGGACAGCCACGCGCAGAACAGCCAGGTCCGACGCCCCGCGATGCGCGGCCCCTCACCCCAGTCGAACTGCAGCCACCGGCCCGGCTCGGGAATCCACGGCCGGTACGTCCGGCGCTTGCCCGCCTTCCACGCGGTCTTCGCCGTATTCACCGCCCGTCTCGTCGAGCGTTCGCTGCCTCGGTAGCCCATCTTCACGAGCTTCTCGTGGACCACATCGGCGCGGATCGTCGCCTTCGACTGCTCGACCCACTCCTCGACCTTTTCCAGGAACGCGTCGATCATCTTCGGCCGCGGCTCTCGCTCATAGGGATTGCGCCCGCCGTTGCGGGCCTCGACATACCGCTTGACCGTCTTCGGATCGTGCCCCGTCAAGTTCGCCGCCGACCAGACCGTCCCGGTCAGGTCGTACGCCTCAAGGATTTCCATAATCTCCGTGTCAGACTTCGTCACAGGACCTCTCCGGCCGTAGCTGATGCGCGCAAACACCAGCAAACGGGCGGAGGGGCCCCTCCAGTTAAAGAAGTGATCAGGAACACCACTGGTCAGACGGCCATGCACCTGGATTTCCGGTGGCCATCAGCCTGGACTCGGCTGGCCGCACACCTGGACTTTGCCACGGCCGCCGTCACGCGCGACGAAGCACGCTGACTTCTCACCTCGGGCGTGCGTGCCTGCACCCACTGCAAGCCCGACGCCCAGGTGTGCGACCAGCGCCCGGGCGATTACTGGTGATCCCGGCTATCCGTAGCTGCGGAGTTGGGCCGCCGGGCGGTCGATCTCGGGACGCCTTCGTTCACTCGTGCACGGGGGTCACCGGCCGGCGGTGTAGGTGCAGGGGCAGCCAGTCCGCCAGTCGGCGGCGGCGAGGACACCGATCTGCCATTCCAGCTTCTGGCTGCCGGTCGAAACTGGCGCGTGCGATCTTCAGAAGACGAAGGTTTCTTGAAGGTCCGAGCGCGGTCAAATGGTGGCCGACACGCGTGCGTCGTACTGGGCCACGGTCTCGTCTCGGGACCGAGAACCACCGTGTGACGTGCTGCAGCAGTGGGGAGGCGGTGCGCCCTCCCAACCGCAGATGGGGTTCAGGGTCGGCTTGACGTTCCTATTAGATAACCGCTATCTATAGTGCGTCGCAGAGGAGGGCGGTCTGTTGCAGGACGTGGTGCTGGCGCTGCTGGTCAAGGAGCCGTCGCACGGGTACGACCTGCGCATGCGGTTGGCGGCGGCGCTCGGACCGCTGGGCGAGACGCTGAACGCGGGTCAGGTCTACGTCACGCTCACCCGGCTGGAGAAGGCGGGGCTGGTCGTCCTGGAGCGTGAGGATGCGCCGGTGCGCGGCCCGCGGCGCAAGGTGTACGCGCCGACCGCGGCCGGGCAGGAACGGGTGGCCGCGTGGATGGCTGAGAGCGCCGGGCCCAGAGCGGACGTGGCGGAGTTCCACCTGAAGCTGGTGGCCGCCGCCGAGTCGGGTCTGGCCGATCCGCTCGTGCTCGTGGACACGCGACGGCGGGAGCTGATGCGCAACCTCGCCGAGGCCCAGCACGTCGTCCTCGCTCACGACACGAACTCGGAGGCCGGACTGCTCCTGGAGGGCATCGCGCTCCGGTTGCAGGCCGATCTGCGCTGGCTGGAGGCGTGTGAGCGGACCTGGTCCGCCCGCGCCCCGCATGGGAGAGGCGGAAGGATCGGATGACGAGGGACGTGCCGCGGGTCAGGGGCCGGTCACGGCGGAGGAGTACGGACGACAGCCCGGGCGCCGGACTGGTCGGCCGCCACCCCGGTGCTGCGGACGGGCCGCTACTGCGGGCGGTCGGCCTGTCGCGGGTGTACGGGGAGGATGAGAGCCTGGTACGGGCCGTCGACAGGGTCGACCTCGACGTGCCGGCCGGGCAGACGCTCGCGGTGACCGGGCCCAGCGGCTGCGGCAAGTCGACGTTGCTGCAGCTCCTCGGCGGTCTTGACCGGCCCAGCGACGGCGAGGTGTGGCTCGGCGGGCAGCGCATCGACCACCTCGGCGAGCGGGCGCTGGCCAGGCTGCGGCGCCGGGTCGTCGGCTTCGTCTTCCAGGATTTTCACCTGATGGACGAGCTGACCGCGGCGGAGAACGTCGAGCTGCCCGTGCTGCTCACCGGCGCCTCACCGCGCACCGCCCGCCACTGTGCCGCCGGGCTCCTGGACCGGGTCGGGCTCGCCGACCGGGCCCGGCATCTGCCCTCGGAACTCTCCGGCGGGCAGCGGCAGCGGGTCGCCATCGCCCGTGCCCTGGTCAACGAGCCACTCGTTGTCCTCGCGGACGAACCCACCGGAAACCTCGACAGCGCCGCGACGCACGACGTCCTCCGCCTCTTCGGCGAACTGCGCGCCGTCGGCCAGACCCTCGTCGTGGTCACCCATGACGAGCGCGTCGCCGCCACCGCGGACCGTGTCGTCTCCCTGCGCGACGGGGCGTTGGCCGACGACACCCGCCTGGACAGCGGCGGCGACCACGGCGACACTACACGGCTCGGTGCGCTGCTGAGCTGGGAGGAGTGACCGTGGGACGCCTGCTGCTGATATGGCGCCTGATCGCGCGCGACTTGCGCCGCCGTCCCGGCGAGGCCGTCATGTTCCTGATCGCCGTCACCGCCGCCACCGCCGCCCTGGCCCTCGGTCTGGCGATCGACAGCACCGTGGCCACCGCCTACGCGAAGACCCGCGCGGCCACCGCCGGCCCCGACGTGATGGTCTCGACGACGGACCCGGACCCTTCCGGCATCGCTGCGCGCCTCGCCCATGCACCCGGCGTGACCGCGCTCGGTGGCCCGTTCTTCGCGTTCGACACCACCATCCGGGCGAACGGCCGTTCCGCGCACTCCGCGGTCGAGGGGCGCGGCGGCTCACGGTCCGCCGTGGACCGACCGCTGGTGACCGCCGGCAGCTGGGTGCGCCCCGGCGGTGCGGTGATCGAGCGCGGCTTTGCGCAGTCACTCGGCATGCATGTCGGTGACAGCATCACCGTCGGCGGGCGCGGCTACCCGGTCGTCGGGACCGCGGTCAGCGCGGCCACCTCGGTGTATCCCTGGGGCGACCCAGCGCAGGTCGGGCCGTCCGATGCCGGCGGCATGGTCTGGCTCACCACCGCCGACGCCCACGCGGCGGCGGGCGATGCGCCCGTGGTCCACCTGATCCACCTGAAGCTGTCCGACCCTGCCGCGACCGAAGCCTTCGGCAGATCCGCGGCCGTCCAGGCCAGCGGGGCGGACGGCCAGCTCAGCTACCACTACTGGCAGGACGTCCTCCACACGGACATGGCCATGATCCGGTTCACCCGGCCCACTCTGGTCATCGGCGGCTGGCTGCTCGCCGTCGCCGCGATCGTCACCCTCGCCGCACTCACCGCCCTACGCGCCGCCCGCGACCGGCGGCGTGCCGGACTGCTCAAGGCCGTCGGCGCGGGCCCCGGCACCGTCACCGCCGTACTGCTGACGCAGTACCTGCTGCTGACCGTCCTGGCCACCGCGCTCGGACTGGCCGCCGGGACGGTGGCCGCACCCGAACTGGCCGATCCCAGTGCTGGGCTGCTCAACACCGTCAGTGCCCCGGGCACCGACAGCGTCGTCGGCACGGTCTTCCTCGCCGTCGTGGTCGCCCTCGCCGGTACGCTCGGCCCCGTCCTGCGCGCCGCCCGTGCCAGCACCGTCCACGCCCTGGCCGACCCGGCGCACCTGCTCACGCACCGCCCGCGGCTGAACGCCATGACGGCCTACCTGCCCACGTCGCTGCTGCTCGGCGTACGGCTGCTCGCCCGTCGGCCCGGCCGCGCCGCCCTGGCCTCCGCCAGCACGGCCGCCACCACCATCATGGTCACCGCGGTGCTCACCTGGCACACCGAGTTGAACGCGGCCCCCGACTTTGTGCGGTTCGGCCCCATCGAAGTGCGGACCGACCAGACCGGCCAGGTGCTGCTCGCCGTCACGCTCGCGCTAGGTGCGCTGTCCACGCTCAACACCGTGCTTCTCGGCTGGAGCACCGCCGTGCAGGCCCGGCGCGCCCTGACCATCACGCGTGCCCTCGGCGCCACTCCCGGCCAGGCCGTCTCAGCGCTCTGCGTCGCACAACTGCTGTCCGCCGTGCCCGGATTGGCGGCGGGTATCCCGGCCGGGCTCTGCCTGTACTGGCTGTTCGGCGACACGGTCACGCCCCCAGCGTCGTGGCTGCTCACCACCGCACTCGTCATCCTGACGGCAGTCGGAGCGCTGACCGCCCTGCCGGCGTGGGCTCACACCCGCCATCCCGCCGGGCGCGCCCTCAACACCGAACCCGTCTGACGGATCCGTTCACAGGGGCCGCCGACCGGGTGTGCGACCGTCAGTGCTCATCCTCATCGTCAAACCGCCCTGCCCCAAGCTCGAAGAACGCATCTGCCTGGAACGGCCCGACGTCGCCACATGCGCTCTGATCTGGTTCTTCCTCGACCATTCAGCGCCTCACCCAGAGCGGCCCGCTCCCCGACGACACCAACGGGCATCACCGTCGACACGGCCGCAGGCTGGACGGGTGGACTGGCCCGTCTCCGTCGCCCTCGCACAGTCCGTACCGGAACTGCCCACCAGCACGGACTGGAGCTACTAGGTGAAACTCGACGGCCACAGAATGATCATGTGGCGGACCAACGCCGGAGTCCGACTGCAGGCCCACGCCGGCCACCACCTCCCAGCGGGGACCGTCCTGCCCGACCAGCAGACCGCGCCCCCGCGGCGGACACGGCGGCCGACAACGCCGAGGCGGCGGCTGGCCGGGCCCGTTCTGAGGCGGACGCCGCCACGCAGGCCGCGGCCGACGCCGCAGCCACCCGCGCGGAAGCAGCCGCGAAGCGGGCCCGCTCCGACGCGGACGCCGCGCAGGCGGCCAAGCTCAAGGCGGACGCGGCGGTACGGACGGCCACCAGCGCCGCCGCGGACGCGATCAAGGCGTCCCAGGACGCCGCCGCCGAGGCCAACGCCGCCAAGAACCTCGCCGATCAGGCCAAGGGCGACGCCAAGGAGACGTACACCCACGCGGCGAACGCCGCCAAGTACGCCGCCGACGCCCGCACCTACTCCAAGGACGCCCTGGGCTACGCGGCCGACGCCGCCAAGGCAGCGGCGGCGGCGCAGGCGTCATTGGCCCGCACCATCGAGTACGACCGGCAGGCCGCCGCCGACGCTGCAGCCGCCGACAAGGCGGCCGGCAACGCCGAGGGTTACGCCAAGGACGCCCGCGACTCCGCCGACGCAGCCGCACTCGATGCCGAAGCCGCCCGCGCCGCCGCCGACCGGGCCGAACAGGACGCCAAGGACGCCGACAAGTACGCCAAGGAAGCCCAGGACACCGCTGACCGCACCGAACGGGAGGAAGCCAACAAGGAGGCATCCCAAGGGGCTGGTACGGGCATTCCCGGTGTGTTCGCCGTCCCGGACGAGTCCACCATCGAGATCGTCAGCAGCAAGCAGATCGGCACCTGCCCGGGGATGCCGGAAGCGGCCTTCCAAGGCTGCAACGCGAAGTACGACCTGGTCGTCACCTACGAGGCCGATTTCTACCTGTGCACCGACGACCAGGCCCAGGCCACGGCCGACGGGTGCCCGAAGACGGCGTGGCAGTTCCTCCAGCGGGCGACGCTGAAGAACATCAAGATCGACGACTGGACGCACAAATTCTCCGGCAAGGACATCGTCCGCGCCGGATGGCAGAGCCTCTTCGGTGATGTGCCCGGGGCGATCCTGTTCTCCTTCTCCGCCGAAGACCTGATGGACTGCTGGCACGGCAGCAAGACCGCCTGCGCCTGGAGCATCGCCACGTACGTTCCGATCGAAGGCCTGCTCGCCCCGATCTCACGCGCTGTCAAGGCGCTCGACGCCGCCGCCAGGACAGGCATCGACTTCGAAGACGCCTTCAAGGCACTACGCAGCCTGGAAGGTCTGTCGCCGCTGGCAAAGGAAGGAATCGGCGCTAGGGTCCTCCGACAGCTGTACGAGACGTGCACGAAGCGCGGCAAGGCAGCATTCGCACTCTCTGCAGGCGGCGCGTGCGCGAAGATTATCCCGTACGCCAGTACGGACTTGGCCGTTGTTGCCTACAAGTTCCGGATAGGCAGCGGACTCAGGTACAAGTTCGGACGGAACGTCGCGGTTGCATGGGTTCCAGGATGGGCTAAGAAAACCGGCGCGAAGGATGACTTTGTCGCCTTTGCGAATATCCCCCTGGGGCTTAATTCCGAGAAATTGATCGTAAAAAAGCTGGAAGAAAAGGGATTCAACAAGAACCAGATCAAGGAACTCTACAGCGAACGCAGCCCTTGCGATGCCAGGTGCTCCCCTCTCATGGAAGGCATCCCGGTAACCTACTCAACTCCAGACGGACCTGGATCAGCCCAAATGATCAAGTACATGCTCGACACGTTCGAGCGTGGAAAGTTTGCACGCTCCACACAGCAAAATCTGTCTGAGTGACGCACGAAGGGGGGCGTCGGAGAGCTGAACTTTTGGCGCCCCCTTTATGCGTACGGAAACGCATCGCTGTCGGCCAGAGAAGTAAGTTTCTGGCCAACCGGAGGAACTGCGGCTTCCAACATCCGTATCATCAGAGATGACCTCACTCCAGGAGATACCCAGTGACGTATATAGACCCCGAGAGTCGAGCCAATACTAAGGCGCACGGTCACCCGTACGCTTCGGAGGAAATCATCGCCGATGGGTACGACCTGGCAGGCCGGGTCTGCCGAGAACTCCACCGCGCCGGTCTTCCCGCTTATGTCGAGCGTCCGGGAGTACCGAAACAGCCCGGCGTCTGGGTGGAAGTCGACAGCCAGGGTGAGTACGCCGGAGGCCTCTACGTCCGCTGGAACGCCCCAGAACTTGGAGAGGCCGGTATGCGGGCAGTGGCAGAACGGCAGGACCCGGCGGCGCCGGAGTGGAAGCGCTACGCCGAGGTCGTTCTACTCATGCAGACGGCATTGATCGGGATCCTGCGGCTGGCCGGCTTCTCCGTCGTGCGGGCCGAGGAGGTCGACGACGTCGCCGAGGGTGATGTGTACGTTCACGCCGATACGCCCTCGCCTTCGTGAGCACCCTCATGCTCCAGGACATGCTCGCCGCCCCCCGAATGGGCCGACATCCTTGCCAACGAGGACAGACAGACCCTTAACCCCACCGACAAGCCCGCCAAGCCCCCGGTCCGCTAACCGCCCGGGCAACGGGTGCTGCGGTGGGCGGAGCAACTCGCCTCCGAATGGCCCGAGATGCGCGGGCACCGGCCCTCCAGGACCGTCTCTGGCGCGGTCCCGTCGACGGTGACAACGGGGCGATGCTGCGGGCGTTCGTGGAAGTCGACCGGGCCACCATGGGCCCTGAACGCCTCGCCGCCAAGCTGTCCGCGTACGAGCGCCTCTACCGCTACGTGCCCACGGTCCGGGGGCGCCGCCGGCCGTCCATCGGTCAGAAGCCGGAACTGGAGGACTGGCGGCGGCACTACCCACTGTTCCCGCGGCTGCTGTTCGTCCCGGACGGCACCGGACCCGCCGGCGTCGAGAACCGGGTGACCGCCCTGTGTGCGGCCGCCAGGCAGTTGGCGCCGCCCCGTTTCCTGCAGGACGTGCCCATCATCGCGGCGTCGCTGGCCGACCTGCTCCACCACGGCCCCTCCGCACCCGTATGGCGCCCCGTTCGTGAACCCGACCAGCGAGTCCGCTGGACCGTGTCCGGGCATCGGCAGACGTGACAAGGCCGCCGCAGCTGACACTCCTCCGGCGGTGCTGACCAGCCGTGGTCGGGGGTGAGCACGGCACGGCCAGACCCATGGTCGGGGTGGTCCGCCCCAGCGGCTGACCGGCGCTGCTCCTGCCCGCTCTCGTCCGCCGGGGCCAGCACTTCGCCGACCCGCGAGCAGGCGATGGCCCACTCCTTCCATTCCCGCTCGGCCACGGCCAACTCTGCCTGGACGCGGTCGACTTCCTCCCGCAACTCGTCAACACGGCGGCGAGCACCCAGCTCACGCTCCAACAGCCCAACCACCGACGGCATCCACGACCTCCCGGGCAGCGACAGCACACCAGGCCACAACTCCCACGGGATCGCCGACCCTATGCCCGACCAGCGGAAACGCAGTCCTCAAGCCCGGAAAGACAACAGCTTCTTACGTCCCGGCCGTCGAGCCGGCCGGGATACGCGTGCGTTCAACTGGGGTGCATCCTGTCCGCGTACAGAAGGCCTTTGTCAGGCAGGTAGAGCTCGCGGTCGACCTGGGCGTGGCCACCGACCCTCTATCCACCCGGCCGTGCCGGAGTATTGGCGCTGCGCCCCCGCAAAGGTGGTGCCCCTTCTTCACCGCACAGCCAGTGCCTGGACCGGAACCGGGGAAGGTGCGCAGCACGGTCGCCAGCGAGAAGGTCCGTGCCCAGGCCGAGCAGGTCGTCGGCGAGGCAGTCCAGGCAGCCGGACGGGCCACCGGCAACGACGCTCATCGCCCCGCACACACTGGAAGCCGCGGGCGACTCCTGCGAAGCCAACGAACCGGTTGGCCCTGAGCGGCACTGAGGACCTCTGCGTGGGGGCGGCCCTGGTATCGGGAACCATGGCTGTGCCTCTACCAGGTTGCCGGCGCGAGGCAGGGCACCGACAGAGACGGCCGCACCATCCAGCTTCCGGGCGGCCCGACACGCGCGGGCGTCTGGGCCCTTCGCGCTACCCGCGGACGGCTGCCCGGTCACGGCGGAGCGCACCGGAGCGTTTGTGGAGGGGCGAGCATGACCGACCCGCCCCGCTCACCGGCCGATCGGCTCATCACCGCTCTCCGGCGCCACAGCTTGCCGCCGCGCCGGTCAGCGGAAGGCGGGTTCGCTGTCCAGGAACCGGGACACGTGGCTCACGAACAGCTCCGGGTACTGGAACAGCGCGCCGTGCCCGGAGTCGGGGTAGATGACCAGCTGCGCGTTCGGAATGTGCTGCTGCAGGATGTAGGAGTTGATCGTCGGCACCATGATGTCGTGGCTGCCATTGACGACCAGGGTGGGCTGCTGGATGGTCTTCAGCTCGCTCCAGCGCTCACCAACCTGCTCGCGCCATTTGGCCATGGCCCCGACCTGGGCCTTGGCGACCTGCATCGAGCTCAGCGGGACGACGTCGACGGTGCGCTGGTGGCGCCGCGCCAAGAAGTCTCTGCCGGCCTGCTGACTGGTTTCAGTCGGCTCGAAGAACAGGAACAGGTACCCATCGTCGGTGATCTCCGGATCGTGCCCGGCCACTTCATAGATCTTTGGGTCCTGGCCCTCGAATTCTCCTGCCCGCGGTCCCGTGCCGACCAGCACGAGCCGGCGCACGAGCTCAGGGTGGCGCAGCGTCAGAGTCTGGGCGATATAACCGCCGATGGAGAAACCAAGAACGTCGGCCTGCGAAATACCCAGCGCCCGGATGACCTCCGCACTGTCGTCACCGAAGGCCTCGAACGTCTCCGGCACCTCGCCGCTCGACCCGGCCACCCCCGCATAGTCGAACAGGATCACTTCCCGGTTCGCGGCCAGCCCGTCAGTGACCGCCGGATCCCAGTTGTCCATCCCACCGCGGAAGTGCACCAGGAACACCAGCGGAATGCCCCCCGGCTTGCCGAACCGGCGGTATGCGTGCCGGACCCCTCCCGCCTCCACGTACTGCGTGGGTGCGGTGACGTGCGTGTACGACATGTTCTGCTCCTTTGATACTTATTTCGATTGGATTATGATCTTGACAAAAGCCGTTCGGCTTCGTACCCCAACGGGGCCGCAGCCCACTCGATGTGCGGGCCAGTAGGCGGCCGTCTCGACACCAGCGCCTTGGCGTTCGGCTGCGGCTTGCCGCCGCGCCGGTCAGCGGAAGGCGGGTTCGCTGTCCAGGAACCGGGACACGTGGCTCACGAACAGCTCCGGGTACTGGAACAGCGCGCCGTGCCCGGAGTCGGGGTAGATGACCAGCTGCGCGTTCGGAATGTGCTGCTGCAGGATGTAGGAGTTGATCGTCGGCACCATGATGTCGTGGCTGCCATTGACGACCAGAGTGGGCTGCTGGATGGTCTTCAGCTGGCTGAACCCCTCACCGACGGGCTCGCGCCATGCCGTGATGGCCGCGACCTGAGCTTTGGTCACCTCGGGCCCGCTCAGCAGGTCGACGTCGACGGTGCGCTGGTGACGCCGCGCCCAGAAATCCCTGCCGGCCTGCTGACTGGTTTCGGTCGGCTCGAAGAACAGGAACAGGAAGTCCTCCATGGTCGGCACCGGGTTCGCGGCCACCTTCAGCGCCTTCGGATCCCGGCCTTCGGCTTCGCCGCCACGCGGTGCCGTGCCGACCAGCACGAGCCGGCGCACGAGCTCGGGGTGGCGCAGCGCTACCTCCTGCGCGACGTAACCGCCGATGGAGAAGCCGAGAACGTCGGCCTGCGAAATACCCAGCGCCCGGATGACCTCCGCACTGTCGTCACCGAAGGCCTCGAACGTCTCCGGCACCTCGCCGCTCGACCCGGCCACCCCCGCATAGTCGAACAGGATCACTTCCCGGTTCGCGGCCAGCCCGTCAGTGACCGCCGGATCCCAGTTGTCCATCCCACCGCGGAAGTGCACCAGGAACACCAGCGGAATGCCCCCCGGCTTGCCGAACCGGCGGTATGCGTGCCGGACCCCTCCCGCCTCCACGTACTGCGTGGGTGCGGTGACGTGCGTGTACGACATGTTCTGCTCCTTTGATACTTATTTCGATTACAGGACCTGGCTCAATATCCGCCACGGCCTGGAATTTACGGTTTCCCTGACTTCGACACAGGGTGTAAACCAATCGGTTCTTTTAATTAACATCGAATGAAAGCCGATCGATTTCGCATGGTCGCGAGAGGGTAATCACAGTGATATGACGCGCGGCGGTCCGACCCGGGATATACCGGGGAAGGTGGGGGCGACCCTGGGACAAGAAGGCGTACGAGAGGAACCAAGGCGAACGTTCCGCGAGCTCGAGCAGGCGCAGAAGTTCGTGGCAGGTACTGGGGGCGAGGTCGGGCGATCATTGGCGCGCGTCCGAGGGCGGCGGTGACGGCCACCGGCATTCCCACGGATGCCAATACCCACCGGACCCGCATCGGCTGGACCAAGGTCACGAGCTACAGCACCGTGGCGACGGTAGGTCAGGCGCTGTCGGGGTGTGAGAGGCGACCGAGCGCATCGGCACCTCCTTGATGAAGAGGGTGGCGATCAGCGTCAGCAGCGCGAACGGCGCAGCGGCGAGGAAGACCGCGCCCACGCCCTTGCCGAAGGCGTCCTCGATGAACGGCCGCACACCCGGCGGGATCAGACTGAGGTCCGGGATCGCCGAGTTCTTCAGCGACTGCGCCGCGGCCACCGGCACTCTCCCTGCCAGCAGGTCCTGCGCCACCTGGTGGTTCACCCGGTTGTTGAGCAGCGCGCCCAGCGCGGAGACGCCGCTCGCGCCGCCCATCGTGCGGAAGAAGGCGACCAGCGCGCTGGCCGAGCCCAGTTCCCGGACAGGCACGGTGTTCTGCACCGCCAGCACGAGGTTCTGCATCATCATGCCGATGCCGAGTCCCGAGAGGGTCATCGAGACCGCCACCTGCCAGTACGCGGTCTCCGTGCGGGCGGTGCCCAGCAGAGCGAAGCCCGCGGCGAGGCAGACCGCGCCCAGCACCAGGAAGATCTTCCACCGGCCGATCTGCGTGATCAGGCGGCCGGTCAACAGGGAGGCGATGCCGAGGGCGAGCACCATGGGCAGGGTGTAGACGCCGGACAGGGTGGGTGTTTCGTCCCGGGCCAGCTGGAAGTACTCGCCGAGGAATGTGGTCTGGCTGTATATGCCGGCGCCTACGGTCAGCGAGGCCAGACACGCGAGCGTGACCGTCCGGTGGCGGAAAAGGTGCAGCGGCACGACCGGCTCCGCGGCCCGCCGCTCCACGAGAACCGCAACCGCGAAGAGCGCTAGGCTGCCGCCGACCATCGCACAGGTCTGCCAGGAGAGCCACGGGTACTTGTCCCCGGCCAGAGTGACCCAGACCAGCAGCAGGCTCACCGCCGCGGCGATCACCGCCGAGCCGGGATAGTCCACCTTCACCCGCCGCTTCACGGTGGGCAGGTGGAGGGTCTTCTGCAGCAGCACCAGGGCGAGGATGCCGAACGGCACGCCGACGTAGAAGCACCAACGCCAGCCGAGCCAGGAGGTATCCGCGATGGCGCCGCCGATGAGCGGTCCGGAGACGGTGCCGAGCGCGAAGACCAGGCCGAAGTAGCCGCTGTAGCGGCCGCGCTCGCGCGGTGTGGCCATGGCCGCCACGCAGACCGGGCCCAGCGCGCTGACGCCGCCCACTCCGACGCCCTGGAGCACCCGGCAGGCGATCAGCTCACCGATGTTCTGGGAGAGCCCGGCCAGCATGGAGCCGAGCACGTAGGTGCCGAGGCCGAGCTGCACCAGCAGCTTCTTGCTGACCAGGTCGGAGAGCTTGCCCCAGAGGGGGGTGGTGGCGGTGAGGGAGAGCAGGGTGGCGGCGACGATCCAGGTGTATGCCGACTCACCGCCGTGCAGGTCGCGGAGGATCGTCGGCAGCGCGGTGGCCACGATGGTGGAGGAGAGCATGGCCACGAAGAGCCCGAGCAGCAGCCCGGACATCGCGGAGAGAATCTCCCGATGGGACATCCCGCCATCGATTTCGCTGCTGCGCACGGACTGGCCCCCCTGGGCCGCACCCGGGGTGATGGCCTGGCGCACGTGCATCTCCCAACCTTAGGTAGACAGGTCTGTATGACTGTCAACTCTAGACAGCCTTGTCTAATCGGGTCAATGCCAGTGCGCCGTGCCACACCGCCAGGCGTGGGCAGTTCTCCCACCCGTAGTCGCATCCCATGAATGGAATGACCTGGTCACAAGCCTGCTTGAAGGTGGCGATCACCCGGGCTCCGCCGGCCCTGGGTCCTCACGCAGCCGCTCCAGAGCCTCAAGGGCGGCGGCCGCGCCGACGACAAGGGAGACCCACCACAGGGTGGCGACCTACTCGCGGTCGGTTTGGCCCACGCAGCACAGCACCGGCCGGAATCAGGCGGCTCGGAGACGAGCCA
This portion of the Streptomyces mirabilis genome encodes:
- a CDS encoding PadR family transcriptional regulator, whose amino-acid sequence is MVLALLVKEPSHGYDLRMRLAAALGPLGETLNAGQVYVTLTRLEKAGLVVLEREDAPVRGPRRKVYAPTAAGQERVAAWMAESAGPRADVAEFHLKLVAAAESGLADPLVLVDTRRRELMRNLAEAQHVVLAHDTNSEAGLLLEGIALRLQADLRWLEACERTWSARAPHGRGGRIG
- a CDS encoding ABC transporter ATP-binding protein, which encodes MTRDVPRVRGRSRRRSTDDSPGAGLVGRHPGAADGPLLRAVGLSRVYGEDESLVRAVDRVDLDVPAGQTLAVTGPSGCGKSTLLQLLGGLDRPSDGEVWLGGQRIDHLGERALARLRRRVVGFVFQDFHLMDELTAAENVELPVLLTGASPRTARHCAAGLLDRVGLADRARHLPSELSGGQRQRVAIARALVNEPLVVLADEPTGNLDSAATHDVLRLFGELRAVGQTLVVVTHDERVAATADRVVSLRDGALADDTRLDSGGDHGDTTRLGALLSWEE
- a CDS encoding FtsX-like permease family protein — protein: MGRLLLIWRLIARDLRRRPGEAVMFLIAVTAATAALALGLAIDSTVATAYAKTRAATAGPDVMVSTTDPDPSGIAARLAHAPGVTALGGPFFAFDTTIRANGRSAHSAVEGRGGSRSAVDRPLVTAGSWVRPGGAVIERGFAQSLGMHVGDSITVGGRGYPVVGTAVSAATSVYPWGDPAQVGPSDAGGMVWLTTADAHAAAGDAPVVHLIHLKLSDPAATEAFGRSAAVQASGADGQLSYHYWQDVLHTDMAMIRFTRPTLVIGGWLLAVAAIVTLAALTALRAARDRRRAGLLKAVGAGPGTVTAVLLTQYLLLTVLATALGLAAGTVAAPELADPSAGLLNTVSAPGTDSVVGTVFLAVVVALAGTLGPVLRAARASTVHALADPAHLLTHRPRLNAMTAYLPTSLLLGVRLLARRPGRAALASASTAATTIMVTAVLTWHTELNAAPDFVRFGPIEVRTDQTGQVLLAVTLALGALSTLNTVLLGWSTAVQARRALTITRALGATPGQAVSALCVAQLLSAVPGLAAGIPAGLCLYWLFGDTVTPPASWLLTTALVILTAVGALTALPAWAHTRHPAGRALNTEPV
- a CDS encoding nucleic acid/nucleotide deaminase domain-containing protein, which codes for MADQRRSPTAGPRRPPPPSGDRPARPADRAPAADTAADNAEAAAGRARSEADAATQAAADAAATRAEAAAKRARSDADAAQAAKLKADAAVRTATSAAADAIKASQDAAAEANAAKNLADQAKGDAKETYTHAANAAKYAADARTYSKDALGYAADAAKAAAAAQASLARTIEYDRQAAADAAAADKAAGNAEGYAKDARDSADAAALDAEAARAAADRAEQDAKDADKYAKEAQDTADRTEREEANKEASQGAGTGIPGVFAVPDESTIEIVSSKQIGTCPGMPEAAFQGCNAKYDLVVTYEADFYLCTDDQAQATADGCPKTAWQFLQRATLKNIKIDDWTHKFSGKDIVRAGWQSLFGDVPGAILFSFSAEDLMDCWHGSKTACAWSIATYVPIEGLLAPISRAVKALDAAARTGIDFEDAFKALRSLEGLSPLAKEGIGARVLRQLYETCTKRGKAAFALSAGGACAKIIPYASTDLAVVAYKFRIGSGLRYKFGRNVAVAWVPGWAKKTGAKDDFVAFANIPLGLNSEKLIVKKLEEKGFNKNQIKELYSERSPCDARCSPLMEGIPVTYSTPDGPGSAQMIKYMLDTFERGKFARSTQQNLSE
- a CDS encoding alpha/beta hydrolase, whose product is MSYTHVTAPTQYVEAGGVRHAYRRFGKPGGIPLVFLVHFRGGMDNWDPAVTDGLAANREVILFDYAGVAGSSGEVPETFEAFGDDSAEVIRALGISQADVLGFSIGGYIAQTLTLRHPELVRRLVLVGTGPRAGEFEGQDPKIYEVAGHDPEITDDGYLFLFFEPTETSQQAGRDFLARRHQRTVDVVPLSSMQVAKAQVGAMAKWREQVGERWSELKTIQQPTLVVNGSHDIMVPTINSYILQQHIPNAQLVIYPDSGHGALFQYPELFVSHVSRFLDSEPAFR